Proteins from a genomic interval of Medicago truncatula cultivar Jemalong A17 chromosome 3, MtrunA17r5.0-ANR, whole genome shotgun sequence:
- the LOC25490409 gene encoding GDSL esterase/lipase At1g74460, with amino-acid sequence MKFYLVIVILAVRIFEGCDCKMVQFIFGDSLSDVGNNKYLSKSLAQASLPWYGIDIGNGLPNGRFSNGRTVADIIGDNMGLPRPPAFLDPSLSEDVILENGVNYASGGGGILNETGSYFIQRFSLYKQIELFEGTQELIRSKIGKFEAEKFFQEARYVVALGSNDFINNYLMPLYSDSWTYNDETFIDYLVGTLQEQLKVLHSLGARQLMVFGLGPMGCIPLQRVLSTSGNCQEKTNKLALSFNKASSKVVNDLGKQLPNASYRFGDAYDVVNDVISNPSKYGFQNADSPCCSFGRIRPALTCIPASTLCKDRSKYVFWDEYHPSDKANELIATELIKKFGFKRVDQAETPSPSPEVAPSPSDD; translated from the exons atgaaattttatcttgtaattgttattttagcaGTTAGAATATTTGAAGGATGTGATTGCAAGATGGTGCAGTTCATTTTTGGTGATTCTTTATCTGATGTTGGAAACAATAAGTACTTATCTAAAAGTCTTGCTCAAGCAAGTTTGCCTTGGTATGGTATTGATATAGGAAATGGTCTTCCTAATGGGAGGTTCTCTAATGGTCGTACAGTTGCTGATATTATAG GTGACAATATGGGGCTTCCTAGGCCTCCAGCATTTTTGGACCCATCTCTAAGTGAAGATGTTATATTGGAAAATGGAGTGAACTATGCTTCAGGAGGTGGTGGCATATTGAATGAAACCGGCAGTTATTTT ATTCAAAGATTTTCTCTCTACAAACAAATTGAGCTGTTTGAGGGGACACAAGAACTAATTAGAAGCAAAATTGGAAAATTTGAAGCAGAGAAGTTTTTTCAGGAAGCACGTTATGTTGTTGCTTTAGGTAGCAATGACTTCATCAACAATTACTTGATGCCTCTTTATAGTGATTCATGGACATACAATGATGAAACCTTCATCGATTACTTAGTAGGAACACTTCAAGAACAACTAaag GTACTGCATAGCCTAGGAGCAAGGCAACTGATGGTGTTTGGGCTTGGCCCAATGGGCTGTATTCCCCTTCAAAGAGTGCTTAGTACATCTGGGAATTgtcaagaaaaaacaaacaagttaGCTCTTAGCTTTAACAAAGCTTCAAGTAAGGTAGTAAATGATTTGGGGAAGCAACTTCCCAATGCAAGCTACAGATTTGGTGATGCTTATGATGTGGTTAATGATGTCATTAGCAACCCCAGCAAGTATG GGTTCCAAAACGCAGACTCACCATGTTGTTCATTTGGGAGGATTAGACCAGCTCTTACATGTATACCAGCATCAACATTGTGTAAAGATAGAAGCAAGTACGTATTTTGGGATGAGTATCATCCATCAGACAAAGCTAATGAACTAATTGCCACTGAACTGATCAAGAAGTTTGGGTTTAAACGTGTTGATCAAGCAGAAACTCCTTCACCATCACCAGAGGTTGCTCCATCTCCTTCAGATGATTAA